The genomic stretch GAATCCAAATAAGGTGTGTCAATTTGATAAGGATCACCTGTGAATACAACTTTTGTTCCTTCTCCTGCTCTTGTAATTATTGTTTTTACCTCGTGAGGTGTAAGATTTTGTGCTTCATCAACAATAAAATATACTTTTGAGAGGCTTCGTCCTCTAATGAAAGCCAAAGGAGTGATTAGTAATTTTTCGTTTTTAAGCATTTCATTGATGAGGTCAAAATCTTTAGAATTTTCATTGAATTGATGACGGATTACTGAAAGATTGTCAAACAATGGTTGCATGTAAGGGTCTAATTTACTACTAACATCCCCGGGTAAATATCCGATATCACGATTTGAAAGAGGAACAATTGGGCGGGCAAGTAATATTTGCTTATAGCTTTTTCTTTTTTCCAAAGCTGCTGCTAATGCCATCAGGGTTTTTCCCGTACCGGCTTTCCCCGAAAGAGTAATCAGGCTGATATTTTTATTTGTCAATCCGTTTAACGCAAATGTTTGCTCTGCATTACGTGGCTGAATTCCATAAGCTTTACGCTTTTTTACAAGAACAAAAGCATCTTCCGTTTTATTATAAGTTGTAAGAATACTTTTTACATGATTTCTCAAAATAAAATATTCATTCGGTTCGGGTTGAATATCAATTTTTGCTTCTTCAAAAGAAATTTGTCCGTCCTTGTATATTTTATCAACAACACCACTTTCAATATTTTCAATAAGGTTTTTTCCTTTGTATAATTCTTCAATATCTTTTACCTTTCCTGTTTCGTAATCCTGAGCCAAAACACCTACTCCTTTGGCTTTCATTCTAAGATTAATAT from Bacteroidota bacterium encodes the following:
- a CDS encoding PhoH family protein; amino-acid sequence: TGGLISVNTNVHKDKKFKDIFWEDKPDHRILSVAHNLAKEYGQKRVILVTKDINLRMKAKGVGVLAQDYETGKVKDIEELYKGKNLIENIESGVVDKIYKDGQISFEEAKIDIQPEPNEYFILRNHVKSILTTYNKTEDAFVLVKKRKAYGIQPRNAEQTFALNGLTNKNISLITLSGKAGTGKTLMALAAALEKRKSYKQILLARPIVPLSNRDIGYLPGDVSSKLDPYMQPLFDNLSVIRHQFNENSKDFDLINEMLKNEKLLITPLAFIRGRSLSKVYFIVDEAQNLTPHEVKTIITRAGEGTKVVFTGDPYQIDTPYLDSRSNGLTYLIDKMKGQDVYANVTMEKGERSELAELASNLL